Proteins encoded by one window of Tepidibacillus fermentans:
- a CDS encoding MerR family transcriptional regulator: MTKKDSEKGIYNVKAISKKIGIQPGTLRAWERRYQIVTPKRNEVGHRIYSEQDLVILKWLVDKVNQGFTISQAVDLLSEKTKESPSLFTTDEILDSKKEEISQNILKALTQFNEVEAESLMEYALSLYRIEVVLFEIIAPLIQISNTGNHTVEKGQIQYVCNWIRMKLFRIYQQIPLKPFLAKVLIIAPQNINDYSSEIRILLYSIFLKLRGFEVYYLGSVDELTLQQLLQKIEPLFVFTLQTKENSSIQNIKKWIEENYPKVKLGVIGQQSNEPTSDIFMGNQMSEWMEWLNQYLRKNQIVMNV; the protein is encoded by the coding sequence TTGACAAAAAAAGATTCTGAAAAGGGCATTTATAACGTGAAGGCAATTTCCAAAAAAATTGGAATTCAACCAGGAACTTTAAGAGCATGGGAAAGAAGATATCAAATTGTTACACCAAAAAGAAATGAAGTAGGTCATCGTATCTACAGTGAACAAGATTTAGTGATTTTGAAATGGTTAGTGGATAAAGTGAATCAGGGATTTACGATAAGTCAAGCAGTGGATTTATTATCAGAAAAGACAAAAGAATCTCCTTCTTTATTTACTACCGATGAGATTCTTGATTCAAAAAAAGAAGAAATTTCGCAAAACATATTAAAAGCACTTACCCAATTTAATGAAGTGGAAGCAGAATCACTGATGGAATATGCTCTAAGTCTTTACCGCATAGAAGTCGTACTTTTTGAAATCATCGCTCCATTGATTCAAATTAGCAATACAGGTAATCATACTGTTGAAAAGGGTCAGATTCAGTACGTTTGTAATTGGATTCGAATGAAACTCTTTAGAATATATCAGCAAATACCGCTTAAGCCTTTTTTGGCAAAAGTCTTAATTATTGCTCCACAAAATATAAATGACTATAGTAGCGAAATACGGATTTTGTTATATTCCATTTTCTTAAAACTGCGTGGCTTTGAAGTGTATTATCTTGGATCAGTTGATGAGTTAACTTTGCAACAATTATTACAAAAAATCGAACCGTTATTTGTATTTACCCTTCAAACTAAAGAGAATTCATCTATCCAAAATATTAAAAAATGGATAGAGGAGAATTATCCTAAAGTTAAATTAGGGGTTATTGGTCAGCAATCAAATGAACCAACCTCTGATATATTTATGGGAAATCAAATGAGTGAATGGATGGAATGGCTCAATCAATATTTACGTAAGAATCAAATAGTCATGAATGTCTAA
- a CDS encoding lactate permease LctP family transporter, whose protein sequence is MWTQIYDPMNSIFLSALISAIPMVYYLWALAIKRMKGHIAGITTVLLSIIIAILVYGMPTNLALLTTGYGALYGIWPISWIIVTAVFLYKITVKTGQFDIIRSSVVTITEDRRLQALLIAFSFGAFLEGAAGYGTPVAISAALLVGLGFEPLYAAGLALIANTAPVAFGAIGIPVIVAGNTTGIDPFLISQMVGRQLPFLSFFVPFWLVFIMSGWKGTKEVMPAILVSGGSFAIAQYFTSNFIGPELPDITSALFSLVATALFLKVWKPKTIFRFKNETVKSNSQNHQTYTTGQIIKAWSPFILLTAFIIIWGIPSIKNILGQTTIKFHIPGLDKAVMQTAPIVTKATPYAAVFKFDWLAAAGTAILLAAFISKFIVGMSMRDWLNTFAETLNELKFPIITISSVLGLAYIYNYAGMSGTLGLALAKTGHLFPFFAPILGWLGVFLTGSDTSANALFGNLQKITANQIGVNPVLTVAANSSGGVTGKMISPQSIAVATASTGLVGKEGDLFRFTFKHSIMFVIIISIMTYVQAYFLSWMIP, encoded by the coding sequence ATGTGGACTCAGATTTATGATCCAATGAATTCAATTTTTCTTTCAGCATTAATCTCTGCAATTCCAATGGTTTATTACCTTTGGGCTTTAGCCATTAAGAGGATGAAAGGCCATATTGCAGGAATAACAACTGTTCTTCTTTCTATTATTATCGCTATTCTTGTATATGGAATGCCAACAAATCTAGCCTTATTAACAACAGGGTATGGAGCATTATATGGTATTTGGCCAATCAGTTGGATTATTGTTACTGCCGTATTTTTGTATAAAATCACAGTAAAAACAGGACAATTTGATATTATTCGTTCATCTGTAGTTACAATTACAGAGGATAGACGTTTACAGGCATTATTGATTGCGTTTTCATTTGGTGCTTTTCTTGAGGGAGCAGCTGGTTATGGAACACCAGTTGCTATCTCAGCAGCGTTATTAGTTGGACTAGGATTTGAACCGTTATACGCTGCTGGTTTAGCGTTAATTGCAAATACGGCACCTGTAGCCTTTGGAGCGATTGGTATCCCAGTTATTGTTGCAGGAAATACAACAGGTATTGACCCTTTTTTGATTAGTCAAATGGTTGGCCGTCAGTTACCATTCTTATCATTCTTCGTTCCATTCTGGTTAGTCTTTATAATGTCAGGGTGGAAAGGTACAAAAGAGGTTATGCCAGCAATTCTTGTATCTGGTGGATCCTTTGCTATTGCACAGTATTTCACATCGAATTTTATCGGGCCAGAGCTTCCTGATATTACTTCCGCTTTATTCAGTTTAGTGGCTACAGCTTTGTTTTTAAAGGTTTGGAAACCAAAAACTATTTTCCGATTTAAAAATGAAACTGTTAAGTCAAATAGTCAAAATCATCAAACATATACTACTGGACAAATTATTAAGGCATGGTCTCCATTCATCTTATTAACAGCTTTTATTATCATCTGGGGTATTCCATCGATAAAAAATATTCTAGGTCAAACCACTATTAAATTCCATATTCCTGGATTAGATAAAGCAGTGATGCAAACGGCGCCTATCGTGACCAAAGCAACACCTTACGCAGCAGTGTTCAAATTTGATTGGCTTGCAGCAGCTGGTACCGCAATCTTATTAGCAGCTTTTATAAGCAAGTTTATCGTTGGAATGAGCATGAGAGATTGGTTAAATACATTTGCTGAGACACTTAATGAATTGAAGTTTCCGATCATTACGATTTCTTCTGTTTTAGGTCTTGCATATATTTATAACTATGCAGGTATGAGCGGAACACTGGGATTAGCATTGGCAAAAACAGGACACTTATTCCCATTCTTTGCACCAATTCTTGGTTGGTTAGGAGTATTTTTAACAGGTAGTGATACTTCTGCAAATGCATTATTTGGTAATTTACAAAAAATCACTGCTAATCAAATTGGCGTAAATCCGGTTCTAACCGTTGCAGCGAACTCAAGTGGTGGAGTAACAGGTAAAATGATTTCACCACAATCGATTGCTGTAGCAACCGCTTCTACTGGTTTAGTCGGAAAAGAAGGAGACCTTTTCCGTTTTACTTTTAAACATAGTATTATGTTTGTAATCATCATCAGTATTATGACCTATGTTCAAGCGTATTTTTTATCTTGGATGATTCCTTAA
- a CDS encoding genetic competence negative regulator yields the protein MRVERLGQDKIKIFLTFDDLSDRGIKKEDLWNDVPKVHDLFNEIMDQAYQELGFELSGPVAVEIFAIPAQGMVVIVSRGKQRIWNEEELDDDLFALEVTLEESDSIIFAFKDFEDVLSAAKTINPYLMYGGTLYHYKEHYILIIDPIDVRDNGVETFIALLSEFGEVSPISKAVLEEYGTVIIEEDAVKVLVSHFS from the coding sequence ATGCGTGTTGAGAGATTAGGTCAAGATAAAATTAAAATATTCCTAACTTTTGATGATTTAAGTGATCGGGGTATAAAAAAAGAAGACCTATGGAATGATGTACCAAAAGTTCATGATTTATTTAATGAAATTATGGATCAAGCATACCAGGAATTAGGATTCGAGTTATCTGGTCCTGTTGCTGTTGAAATATTTGCAATTCCTGCCCAAGGCATGGTGGTTATAGTTTCAAGGGGAAAACAAAGAATATGGAATGAAGAAGAGTTAGATGATGATTTATTTGCTTTAGAAGTAACTTTAGAAGAAAGTGATTCGATTATTTTTGCTTTTAAAGATTTTGAGGATGTGCTAAGTGCAGCCAAAACGATTAATCCATATCTGATGTATGGGGGAACACTTTACCATTATAAAGAACATTATATTCTAATCATTGACCCGATTGATGTTCGCGATAATGGGGTCGAAACCTTTATCGCGCTACTATCTGAATTTGGTGAGGTTTCACCAATTTCGAAAGCGGTCCTAGAAGAATACGGAACTGTAATTATAGAAGAAGATGCTGTAAAGGTTTTAGTTTCCCACTTTTCTTAA
- a CDS encoding D-alanine--D-alanine ligase family protein — protein sequence MNIAVIYGGKSKEREVSLRSGKGVANALRRKGCNVKEIDFVSSNFIRELHDIDVVYLALHGRYGEDGKIQGLLDILEIPYVGSGVLASALAMDKAKAKRIFDYAGIRTAKDLVLKKEQSIELKQIEEEFGYPLVVKPNQEGSTIGLSIVKKREELEEAIENAFLYDTEILIEEFIEGTEVTVAILETEKGIEALPIIEIVPNKNTYYDYESKYSAGGSEHIIPARIDKNTENIVKKWAIAAHQALGCSTLSRVDFIVPKDQSLPVILEVNTLPGMTETSLYPDAAKAIGLSYEDIVYRLVEITLRRSTKPNN from the coding sequence GTGAATATAGCTGTAATTTATGGTGGCAAATCAAAAGAAAGAGAAGTTTCCTTAAGAAGTGGAAAAGGAGTAGCAAATGCTCTTCGCAGAAAGGGATGCAATGTGAAGGAAATTGACTTTGTATCAAGCAATTTTATTCGTGAATTACATGATATTGATGTCGTCTATTTAGCTTTACATGGTCGTTATGGAGAAGATGGGAAAATTCAAGGTCTTCTGGATATTTTAGAGATTCCTTATGTTGGTTCTGGGGTATTAGCTAGTGCATTAGCAATGGATAAGGCAAAGGCAAAAAGAATATTTGACTATGCAGGAATTCGTACTGCTAAAGATTTAGTATTAAAAAAGGAACAATCGATTGAATTAAAGCAAATTGAGGAAGAATTTGGTTATCCACTCGTTGTGAAACCGAACCAGGAAGGTTCAACAATTGGTCTATCAATAGTAAAAAAACGAGAAGAACTAGAAGAAGCCATAGAGAATGCATTCTTATATGATACAGAGATTTTGATTGAAGAATTTATTGAGGGGACAGAAGTTACGGTAGCGATCCTTGAAACCGAAAAAGGTATAGAGGCTTTACCAATTATTGAAATTGTACCAAACAAAAATACTTATTATGATTATGAGTCGAAATATTCGGCAGGGGGTAGTGAACACATTATTCCAGCAAGAATTGATAAGAATACTGAAAACATAGTAAAAAAATGGGCGATTGCCGCTCATCAAGCCCTAGGGTGTTCTACTCTTTCGAGAGTTGATTTTATCGTTCCTAAAGATCAGAGTTTACCCGTTATTTTGGAAGTGAATACTCTTCCTGGAATGACAGAAACTAGTTTGTATCCTGATGCTGCAAAAGCAATTGGTCTAAGTTATGAGGATATTGTCTATCGCCTCGTCGAAATTACATTACGTCGTTCGACAAAGCCTAACAATTAA
- a CDS encoding DnaB-like helicase C-terminal domain-containing protein, giving the protein MEDANKKIQRLISEEEMLRLVKYYQEQLTEDALLYLKGRGIEQDIIEKFSIGFEKDTIGFQPYHQDFKGYFRNRIVFPLYTKDKKVIDFIGRSLDGREPKYKSLLGVEDHFFNEAVLEKSQDVIFCNSIFDVLSLEQVNLPAICMVDNQVYNEQIGKIKGKRVFFCFGNDELGRRESIRLAKIFESHVKELYIIRLPQGFKDINDFFVRVKDPVDQFIKLIHLTLEESIYRTIAPEQKNLIIYQEEYNKRHKGNVTGIKTGFQDLDSLLMGGLQEGLYVLGGNVSVGKTTFLKQLTDQIARHVPVIYISWDMTSFELWARTMARLSKHPVQAVLSGSVPIKDIQLANQKYADIAKRIWIVEATLSSGLEDIAFYISKILQGLNTKPVIIFDHLQRIQVSKGTSLTNTEQQLQVTHHLNSLSRTWGLPIILAASETEEDLPSGLLASVDVYLSLEEHSKDQKIPVTLELRKNRNGALGKVQFLFDRAIGEFSKVPEYTD; this is encoded by the coding sequence ATGGAGGATGCTAACAAAAAAATACAAAGGTTAATCTCTGAGGAAGAGATGTTACGATTAGTTAAATATTATCAGGAACAATTAACGGAGGATGCATTATTGTATCTAAAGGGGAGAGGTATTGAACAAGATATAATTGAAAAATTTAGTATTGGCTTTGAAAAAGATACGATTGGGTTTCAACCATATCATCAAGATTTTAAAGGATATTTTCGAAATCGAATCGTATTTCCGTTGTATACAAAAGACAAAAAAGTGATTGATTTCATTGGCCGTAGCTTAGATGGAAGGGAACCAAAATATAAATCTCTTCTTGGTGTAGAAGATCATTTTTTTAATGAAGCGGTATTAGAAAAATCTCAAGATGTTATCTTTTGTAATTCAATATTTGATGTACTATCATTGGAACAAGTGAATTTACCGGCAATTTGTATGGTTGACAATCAAGTATATAATGAACAAATTGGGAAGATAAAAGGAAAAAGGGTTTTCTTTTGTTTTGGGAATGATGAATTGGGGAGAAGAGAAAGTATTCGTTTGGCTAAAATTTTTGAAAGTCATGTGAAAGAACTTTATATAATCCGATTACCCCAAGGCTTTAAAGATATCAATGATTTTTTTGTTAGAGTAAAGGATCCTGTTGATCAATTCATTAAATTGATTCATTTAACTTTAGAAGAAAGTATTTACCGTACGATTGCTCCAGAACAAAAAAATCTCATTATTTATCAAGAAGAATACAATAAAAGACACAAAGGAAACGTAACGGGTATAAAAACAGGTTTTCAAGATCTAGACTCCTTATTAATGGGTGGTTTGCAAGAAGGTTTATACGTATTAGGTGGAAATGTTTCAGTTGGTAAAACTACTTTTTTAAAGCAACTAACAGACCAAATTGCTCGACATGTTCCAGTGATTTATATATCATGGGATATGACCTCTTTTGAGTTATGGGCTAGAACGATGGCTCGATTATCAAAGCATCCTGTTCAGGCTGTTTTGTCTGGATCAGTTCCGATTAAGGATATTCAATTAGCAAATCAAAAATATGCGGATATTGCAAAGCGTATTTGGATTGTGGAGGCCACTTTATCATCAGGTTTAGAAGATATTGCGTTTTATATCAGCAAAATTTTGCAAGGCTTAAATACCAAGCCTGTTATCATCTTTGATCATTTACAAAGAATTCAGGTGAGCAAAGGAACTAGTCTCACGAATACGGAACAACAACTTCAAGTTACTCATCATCTGAATTCTTTATCAAGAACTTGGGGCTTACCGATTATTCTAGCAGCTTCAGAAACAGAAGAAGATTTACCAAGTGGATTACTCGCTTCCGTTGATGTCTATTTAAGTTTAGAAGAACACTCAAAAGATCAGAAGATCCCAGTCACATTGGAGTTAAGAAAAAATAGAAATGGAGCTTTAGGTAAAGTTCAATTTTTGTTTGATCGTGCGATAGGAGAGTTTTCGAAAGTACCAGAATATACTGATTAG